From the Capnocytophaga sp. oral taxon 878 genome, the window GGGCAGTATAAGGTTCTTATGTACTAATTCCATTTTTCTTTAAAATCTTATGCTATTTGTGTTGTTGGTCAGGTTGTTTTATGCAGCGGGTATCTCTCATATACTTAGTGCCTTATACCTATTAATTCTTTTGCTTTTAAAGCTGCTACTTCAGCAAAATCTTCTCCTTTGCTAGCGTATATAATACCTCGTGACGAGTTGATAAGCAGTCCATATATATCGTTTAGTCCATACTTACACACCTCTTCCAAGCTGCCTCCTTGCGCTCCTACACCGGGTACTAACAAAAAGTGCTGAGGTACTATCTCTCGTATTTCTTTTAAGAATTCTGCTTTAGTAGCTCCTACCACGTACATAAGGTTTTCACTGTTTTGCCAAGTAAGTGAGGTACGCAATACTTTCTTGTATAACTCTTCATCAGCTATTTTTTGTGTTTGAAAGTCAAAAGCTCCCTCATTTGAGGTTAGTGCTAATAAAATGGTATGCTTATCCTTAAATGCCAAAAAAGGTTCTACCGAATCCTTTCCCATATAAGGAGCAACAGTAACACTATCAAAATCCATTTCTTCAAAAAAAGCTTTGGCA encodes:
- the pyrF gene encoding orotidine-5'-phosphate decarboxylase, whose protein sequence is MTTKQLTEQIRTKQSLLCVGLDTDITKIPPHLLKEEDPIFAFNKAIIEATHPYAVAYKPNTAFYEVQGEKGWRALKKTIEYLNSNHPDIFTIADAKRGDIGNTSTMYAKAFFEEMDFDSVTVAPYMGKDSVEPFLAFKDKHTILLALTSNEGAFDFQTQKIADEELYKKVLRTSLTWQNSENLMYVVGATKAEFLKEIREIVPQHFLLVPGVGAQGGSLEEVCKYGLNDIYGLLINSSRGIIYASKGEDFAEVAALKAKELIGIRH